From the Wolbachia endosymbiont (group B) of Protocalliphora azurea genome, one window contains:
- the bamA gene encoding outer membrane protein assembly factor BamA — translation MKKLFHILIIIFISFPTLLVALENKEKVQIKNIKYIGNERVSDQTIRFYTKLEPGNHINDDDVDSVIKDLYKTKLFASINAYIDDEKNLVVKIHENPLINKVILKGNKLFNSKELLNNVIQSKSLTIFTETKLQNDLINLATLYRNSGKIGVKIAYELDKLGSNRINLIFKIKEGRTSKIKGLRFIGNKNFSANELEQVIKRHSNDIFSKLFRAIFKSGTHYSPQYLLINTELLDRFYSSKGYIQNNIQPIVEVDNNNQIELTFLIDEKQQYLFGNNEVDIETEIQDLSLREEILEFIKEENNQIFNRVKINNTAEKISKHLSEKGYIFAKVNPEYTQHNNIVDVTYKVLPGKKIYINQITIDGNDRTLDKVIRRKLSMAEGDAYNTSEIQKSRRKLIYSDFFETVKINSYTVDDNAVNLDLNVKEKRTASLSLTGGMSLPGGVFVKTDFTDRNLFGSGKEVSFALEKSQYVLSTSIDAVENNFNDSDTSLGMGVFYEKQDKPNTTFDTCNWGGIAKVSYKISENLTNSFQYSYKYNHIHMDNKGGKDEDISEIIRDQEGEYQVSSVGYTLSYNKLDNLYTPKEGYLLRLNQDISGLGGNVNFLKSEFLSFYTHPILSKIDDDITLRFKVAAGHIFSYTDEDLNIGQHFFKGGNEIRGFDLSGIGPRAEDKNQSSLGGKTYFNLTQQVDFPLSKLYDYAGIKGSLFVDYATLFGLDEKKRYSGKYYDSKLIRVSPGFGFSMPSPFGRIRLDFGFPLVKEAYDIIPSTNVKISIEAGI, via the coding sequence ATGAAAAAGTTATTTCACATACTAATAATAATATTTATTTCTTTTCCCACTCTACTTGTTGCTCTAGAAAATAAGGAAAAAGTACAGATAAAAAATATTAAGTATATTGGCAATGAGCGAGTAAGTGATCAAACAATAAGGTTTTATACAAAATTAGAACCAGGTAATCATATAAATGATGATGATGTAGATTCAGTTATAAAAGATTTATATAAAACAAAGTTATTTGCTAGTATTAACGCCTATATCGATGATGAAAAAAACTTAGTAGTAAAAATTCATGAGAATCCATTGATTAACAAAGTAATATTGAAAGGCAATAAGTTATTTAACAGTAAAGAGTTGCTAAATAACGTTATCCAGTCAAAATCACTAACTATTTTCACTGAAACAAAATTACAAAACGATTTAATAAATCTAGCTACTCTTTATAGGAACAGTGGTAAAATTGGTGTTAAAATTGCATATGAGCTAGATAAGCTTGGTAGCAATAGGATAAACCTAATTTTTAAGATAAAAGAAGGAAGAACTTCTAAAATTAAGGGTTTACGATTTATAGGTAATAAAAACTTTTCAGCAAATGAGTTAGAGCAAGTTATCAAAAGGCATAGCAATGATATATTTAGTAAGTTATTTAGAGCCATTTTTAAAAGCGGAACTCATTATTCACCTCAATATCTACTGATTAACACAGAACTGCTTGATCGCTTCTATTCATCTAAGGGATATATTCAAAATAATATCCAACCAATTGTTGAGGTTGATAATAATAACCAAATAGAGTTAACTTTTTTGATTGATGAAAAGCAGCAATACTTATTTGGAAATAATGAAGTTGATATTGAAACTGAGATTCAGGATTTAAGTTTAAGGGAAGAAATATTAGAATTTATCAAAGAGGAAAATAATCAAATATTTAATAGAGTTAAAATTAACAATACAGCAGAAAAAATAAGTAAACATTTAAGCGAAAAAGGATATATATTTGCAAAAGTTAATCCAGAATATACACAACATAACAATATTGTGGATGTAACTTACAAAGTGCTACCAGGTAAAAAGATTTATATAAACCAAATTACTATTGATGGCAATGACCGCACTTTAGATAAAGTAATTAGAAGAAAACTTAGCATGGCAGAAGGTGACGCATATAACACATCTGAGATCCAAAAATCACGTAGAAAATTGATATATAGTGATTTCTTTGAAACAGTAAAAATAAATAGTTATACAGTGGATGACAATGCAGTGAATCTTGATTTAAATGTTAAAGAAAAAAGAACTGCCTCGTTATCTTTAACAGGTGGTATGTCTCTTCCTGGTGGAGTATTTGTTAAAACCGATTTCACAGATCGTAATTTATTTGGTAGTGGTAAAGAAGTATCTTTTGCTCTTGAAAAAAGTCAATATGTTCTTTCTACTAGTATAGACGCTGTTGAAAATAATTTTAACGACTCTGATACTTCACTAGGCATGGGTGTTTTTTATGAAAAACAAGACAAACCAAACACTACTTTCGATACCTGCAACTGGGGAGGAATAGCAAAAGTATCATATAAAATCTCAGAAAATCTAACCAATTCCTTTCAATATTCTTATAAGTATAATCACATACACATGGACAATAAGGGTGGAAAAGATGAGGATATCTCTGAGATAATAAGAGATCAAGAAGGTGAGTATCAGGTTTCATCAGTGGGATATACGTTATCATACAATAAACTGGATAACCTCTATACTCCTAAAGAGGGATATTTATTGCGCTTAAATCAGGATATTTCAGGATTGGGAGGAAATGTAAATTTCCTAAAATCTGAATTCTTATCTTTTTATACACATCCTATATTAAGCAAAATTGATGATGATATAACACTGCGCTTTAAAGTAGCAGCAGGTCATATTTTTTCTTATACCGATGAAGATCTAAACATTGGCCAGCACTTTTTTAAAGGGGGTAATGAGATTAGAGGATTTGACCTTTCCGGCATTGGACCAAGAGCAGAAGACAAAAATCAAAGCTCATTGGGAGGCAAAACTTATTTTAATTTAACACAGCAAGTAGATTTTCCACTATCTAAATTATACGACTATGCTGGTATCAAAGGCTCACTATTTGTTGACTATGCAACACTTTTTGGTTTAGATGAAAAGAAGAGATATAGTGGGAAATATTACGATAGTAAGC